The Arthrobacter sp. NicSoilC5 genome has a window encoding:
- a CDS encoding asparaginase — translation MPHNPHATFTVDSAVELAVIERSGFVESRHIGSAVLLSADGAVVTELGDINTPIYARSALKPFQALASMQSGVPLRGAQVAIACGSHTGSLDHMDVVAGMLKAAGVREDQLQCPEAWPQDETARNWLVRSEKGKSRLAYNCSGKHAAFLWACTENGWDTHSYLEPNHPLQQRVRSVIEEYTGGKIAHLGIDGCGAPLAAVSLKGLAQAYSQLAKAPGDHSYSARAATIATSMLDYPWAVQGRGEANTVVMDELEIIAKIGAEGVLAMATPQGVSVAVKILDGNIRATSLVALTLLAAAGAVEIPGVASALEKVVEPVLGGGRPVGKIRLGPAVSALLD, via the coding sequence ATGCCGCACAATCCGCACGCAACCTTTACCGTGGACTCCGCCGTCGAACTGGCTGTGATTGAACGCAGCGGCTTCGTGGAGTCGCGGCACATCGGCTCCGCCGTCCTCCTGTCCGCCGACGGCGCGGTGGTGACCGAGCTGGGCGACATCAATACGCCCATCTACGCCCGGTCCGCCCTGAAACCGTTCCAGGCGCTGGCATCCATGCAGTCCGGCGTTCCGCTGCGTGGCGCCCAGGTTGCCATCGCATGCGGAAGCCACACAGGATCCTTGGACCACATGGACGTCGTGGCTGGAATGCTCAAGGCGGCCGGTGTCCGCGAAGACCAGCTTCAATGCCCGGAAGCGTGGCCTCAGGACGAAACGGCCCGGAACTGGCTCGTGCGCTCCGAGAAGGGGAAGTCGCGGCTGGCCTACAACTGTTCCGGAAAGCACGCCGCTTTCCTTTGGGCCTGCACGGAGAACGGGTGGGATACCCACAGCTACCTGGAGCCCAACCACCCCCTGCAGCAGCGGGTCCGCAGCGTCATCGAGGAGTACACCGGCGGGAAGATCGCCCATCTTGGGATTGACGGCTGCGGCGCCCCCCTAGCGGCCGTTTCCCTCAAGGGCCTGGCCCAGGCATACTCACAGCTCGCCAAGGCCCCGGGCGACCACAGCTACAGCGCCAGGGCCGCAACGATCGCCACGTCGATGCTCGATTATCCGTGGGCCGTCCAGGGCCGCGGCGAAGCCAACACCGTGGTCATGGACGAGCTGGAGATCATCGCCAAGATCGGGGCCGAGGGTGTGCTCGCAATGGCCACGCCCCAGGGGGTCTCGGTCGCCGTGAAAATCCTGGACGGGAACATCCGGGCAACCTCGCTGGTGGCCCTGACCTTGCTTGCCGCTGCCGGCGCGGTCGAGATCCCGGGGGTTGCCAGCGCCTTGGAGAAGGTGGTGGAACCCGTGCTGGGCGGCGGCCGGCCGGTCGGCAAGATCCGGTTGGGGCCGGCGGTTTCGGCACTCCTGGATTGA
- a CDS encoding phosphoribosylaminoimidazolesuccinocarboxamide synthase, with amino-acid sequence MTTPENRGYATDTLDLPGWKHIYSGKVRDLYEPADEAVLQRFGQDCVLVVASDRISAYDHVLSSEIPDKGRILTQLSLWWFDQLGVEHHVLGSTVEDGVPAEVEGRAMICKKLDMFPVECIARGYLTGSGLVEYKASGTVCNIPLPEGLVDGSRLEHAIFTPSAKALIGEHDENITYDAVVALVGDDIAGRLSELTLKIYTTAEKIARERGIILADTKVEFGYDAVSGSITLGDEVLTPDSSRFWDAATYKPGQAQPSYDKQYVRDWLTSAESGWDKSSDTPPPALPADVVDRTRSRYVEAYEKITGKTFS; translated from the coding sequence ATGACTACTCCCGAGAACCGCGGCTACGCCACCGACACCTTGGACCTGCCCGGCTGGAAGCACATCTATTCCGGCAAGGTCCGCGACCTCTACGAGCCCGCCGACGAAGCCGTCCTTCAGCGGTTCGGGCAGGACTGCGTGCTGGTGGTGGCCAGCGACCGCATCAGCGCCTACGACCACGTGCTGTCCAGCGAAATCCCCGACAAGGGACGCATCCTCACCCAGCTGAGCCTCTGGTGGTTCGACCAGCTGGGCGTTGAACACCACGTGCTCGGCTCCACCGTTGAGGACGGTGTTCCGGCCGAGGTTGAAGGCCGGGCCATGATCTGTAAGAAGCTGGACATGTTCCCGGTGGAGTGCATTGCCCGCGGCTACCTCACCGGTTCCGGTCTTGTGGAATACAAGGCGTCCGGAACGGTGTGCAACATCCCGTTGCCGGAGGGGCTGGTGGACGGATCCCGGCTGGAGCACGCGATCTTCACCCCGTCGGCCAAGGCACTGATCGGCGAGCACGACGAGAACATCACCTACGACGCCGTGGTGGCCCTGGTGGGGGACGACATCGCCGGCCGCCTCAGCGAGCTGACCCTGAAGATCTACACGACGGCGGAAAAGATCGCCCGGGAGCGCGGCATCATCCTGGCGGACACCAAGGTGGAATTCGGGTATGACGCCGTCTCGGGCTCGATCACCCTGGGCGACGAGGTGCTGACCCCCGATTCCTCGCGCTTCTGGGACGCAGCCACCTACAAGCCGGGACAGGCCCAGCCGTCCTACGACAAGCAGTACGTGCGTGACTGGCTGACCTCGGCCGAATCCGGCTGGGACAAGTCATCCGACACCCCGCCGCCGGCCCTTCCGGCAGACGTGGTTGACCGTACCCGCAGCCGGTACGTCGAGGCGTACGAGAAGATCACCGGAAAGACCTTTTCCTAG
- a CDS encoding molybdopterin-dependent oxidoreductase, protein MTKLRNRITGPAPLAALAGVVAAAVVLAVAELIGAFFTARATPLFALGSTFIDFTPPWMKDFAIATFGTNDKAALFVGMGLTIAVLACILGVVAYRKWALGVLGVLFMGAVIVACVVTRSGVSGADAIPSILGTVAGLAVLRRLMVPLWGLKTWPEAPADQADDDDAPQQGAGTNRRRFFATAGVTAVAAGIAATGGRLLGAARSNVAKAREALTLPAPAKAASPVPAGVQSPVPGVTSWLTPNNDFYRIDTALSVPEINIDDWQLRVHGLVEQEITLTFKDLLDAQLIESHVTLTCVSNPVGGNLAGNAKWLGLPIREVLARAKPKDGADMVLSKSIDGFSASTPLEVLQDDRDAMLAIGMNGEPLPLEHGYPVRMVVPGLYGFVSATKWVVDLEVTRFADNKAYWTERGWSERGPIKTMARVDVPKSFAKVPAGKVAVGGTAWAQTRGIAKVEIQIDNGDWAEATLSTEASTVTWRQWSYEWDATPGPHYIKVRATDGTGEVQTDKRADPVPDGASGWQSVMVTVQ, encoded by the coding sequence ATGACAAAGCTTCGAAACCGGATTACGGGCCCCGCCCCCCTGGCCGCACTGGCAGGCGTGGTGGCGGCCGCCGTCGTACTTGCCGTTGCGGAGCTGATCGGCGCATTCTTCACCGCCCGGGCAACGCCCCTGTTTGCCTTGGGCTCGACGTTCATCGACTTCACCCCGCCGTGGATGAAGGACTTTGCGATCGCCACCTTTGGGACCAATGACAAGGCCGCCCTGTTCGTGGGCATGGGCCTGACCATCGCTGTGCTGGCCTGCATCCTGGGCGTGGTGGCCTACCGGAAGTGGGCTCTGGGAGTCCTGGGGGTCCTGTTCATGGGGGCCGTGATCGTGGCCTGCGTGGTGACCCGCTCCGGCGTCAGCGGCGCGGACGCCATCCCGTCCATTCTGGGAACTGTTGCCGGCCTGGCGGTCCTGCGCCGGCTCATGGTGCCGCTGTGGGGGCTGAAGACGTGGCCTGAAGCGCCGGCGGACCAGGCGGACGACGACGACGCCCCGCAGCAGGGTGCGGGCACCAACCGCAGGCGCTTCTTTGCCACTGCCGGGGTTACCGCGGTGGCCGCCGGTATCGCCGCCACCGGCGGGAGGCTACTGGGTGCCGCCCGCAGCAACGTCGCCAAGGCACGCGAAGCGCTAACGCTGCCGGCGCCGGCAAAGGCGGCGTCCCCCGTACCGGCCGGGGTCCAGTCCCCGGTCCCGGGCGTCACCTCGTGGCTGACACCCAACAACGACTTTTACCGCATCGATACGGCCCTGAGCGTCCCGGAAATCAACATTGATGACTGGCAACTGCGCGTGCACGGCCTCGTGGAGCAGGAGATCACGCTCACCTTCAAGGACCTGCTGGACGCACAGCTGATCGAATCCCATGTGACCCTCACCTGCGTGTCCAACCCGGTGGGCGGCAACCTCGCCGGCAACGCCAAATGGCTGGGACTTCCCATCCGCGAGGTCCTTGCCCGCGCCAAGCCCAAGGACGGTGCGGACATGGTGCTGTCAAAATCCATCGACGGTTTCAGCGCCTCCACTCCCCTGGAGGTCCTGCAGGATGACAGGGACGCCATGCTGGCTATCGGCATGAACGGCGAACCGCTGCCGCTGGAGCACGGCTACCCGGTGCGGATGGTGGTTCCCGGGCTCTACGGCTTCGTCTCCGCCACCAAGTGGGTGGTGGACCTGGAGGTCACCCGTTTCGCGGACAACAAGGCCTACTGGACCGAGCGTGGCTGGTCCGAGCGGGGTCCCATCAAGACCATGGCCCGCGTGGATGTGCCCAAGTCCTTCGCCAAAGTGCCTGCCGGGAAGGTGGCCGTGGGTGGTACCGCCTGGGCCCAGACGCGCGGCATCGCCAAGGTGGAAATCCAGATCGACAACGGTGACTGGGCGGAAGCCACGCTTTCCACCGAGGCTTCCACCGTCACCTGGCGCCAGTGGTCCTACGAGTGGGATGCCACGCCGGGCCCGCACTACATCAAGGTCCGCGCCACCGACGGCACCGGGGAGGTCCAGACGGACAAGCGTGCCGATCCGGTTCCCGATGGCGCCTCCGGCTGGCAGTCGGTAATGGTCACGGTTCAGTAG
- the purD gene encoding phosphoribosylamine--glycine ligase, with the protein MKVLVIGPGGREHAIVRSLLADPNVSEVHAAPGNAGISKLVPTYNINGNDPDAVAELATRLAVDLVVVGPEAPLAAGVSDAVREAGIPVFGPSKAAAQLEASKAFAKEVMAEAGVPTAMALVATNAEEAASALDTFGAPYVVKDDGLAAGKGVVVTRNRDEALAHAQSCFDAGGSVVIEEFLDGPEVSLFVLCDGQNTVALSPAQDFKRIFDNDEGPNTGGMGAYTPLEWAPEGLVQEVLERVAQPTVNEMARRGTPFVGVLFVGLALTSRGTRVIEFNVRFGDPETQAVLARLKTPLGALLMAAAKGELDKAEELRWAKETAVAVVIASENYPDKPRTGDRIRGLKKVEALDGVHVIHAGTALDGDGKVVSAGGRVLAVVALGSDLVEARERAYDGVELVQLEGSQFRSDIARKAARGEIKVPYGATGSMPIVKAKA; encoded by the coding sequence GTGAAGGTACTCGTCATTGGCCCCGGAGGCCGCGAACACGCCATTGTCCGCTCCCTGCTTGCCGACCCCAACGTGTCCGAAGTCCACGCGGCGCCCGGCAATGCCGGGATCAGCAAGCTGGTCCCCACATACAACATCAACGGCAACGATCCCGATGCGGTTGCGGAACTGGCCACCCGGCTCGCCGTGGACCTGGTGGTGGTGGGCCCCGAGGCTCCACTGGCTGCGGGTGTCTCCGACGCCGTTCGTGAAGCCGGTATCCCCGTCTTCGGACCCAGCAAGGCTGCCGCCCAGCTGGAGGCCTCCAAGGCCTTCGCCAAAGAGGTCATGGCGGAGGCCGGCGTCCCCACTGCCATGGCCCTTGTGGCCACCAACGCCGAGGAAGCAGCGTCCGCCCTGGACACCTTTGGTGCCCCGTACGTGGTGAAGGACGACGGCCTGGCTGCCGGCAAGGGCGTAGTGGTCACCAGGAACCGTGACGAAGCCCTGGCCCACGCCCAGTCCTGCTTCGACGCCGGCGGCTCCGTGGTCATCGAGGAATTCCTGGACGGCCCCGAGGTTTCCCTCTTTGTCCTCTGCGACGGCCAGAACACCGTGGCGCTCTCGCCCGCCCAGGATTTTAAGCGCATCTTCGACAACGATGAAGGGCCCAACACCGGCGGCATGGGTGCCTATACCCCGCTCGAGTGGGCCCCCGAGGGCCTGGTGCAGGAAGTCCTCGAACGGGTAGCCCAGCCCACGGTCAATGAAATGGCCCGCCGCGGAACCCCCTTCGTTGGCGTCCTGTTCGTCGGCCTGGCCCTCACCTCCCGTGGTACCCGGGTCATCGAATTCAACGTCCGTTTCGGTGACCCCGAGACGCAGGCGGTCCTCGCCCGGCTCAAGACCCCCCTCGGTGCGCTGCTGATGGCGGCGGCCAAGGGCGAACTGGACAAGGCAGAAGAGCTGCGGTGGGCCAAGGAAACCGCCGTCGCCGTCGTCATTGCCTCCGAGAACTACCCGGACAAGCCCCGCACGGGCGACCGCATCCGCGGGCTCAAGAAGGTGGAAGCCCTGGACGGCGTGCACGTCATCCATGCCGGAACCGCCCTGGACGGGGACGGCAAGGTGGTTTCGGCCGGCGGCCGCGTCCTGGCGGTCGTCGCCCTGGGCAGCGACCTGGTGGAGGCGCGCGAACGGGCGTACGACGGCGTGGAGCTGGTTCAGCTGGAAGGCTCGCAGTTCCGCAGCGACATCGCCCGCAAGGCCGCCCGCGGCGAAATCAAGGTGCCCTACGGCGCTACGGGCTCCATGCCCATCGTGAAAGCAAAGGCCTGA
- a CDS encoding sterol carrier family protein yields MAVARRRIDVQEGKAALKAWLEAAQPPSGTPLPRTVLATAVRYSLEELTARAPGNSVEVRVPPFGVTQCVEGPRHTRGTPPNVIECDAATWLAMVTGRMAWADAVAAHKVAASGLRADLSALLPL; encoded by the coding sequence ATGGCCGTAGCCCGCCGTCGTATTGACGTCCAGGAAGGCAAGGCAGCGCTGAAGGCATGGCTGGAAGCTGCGCAGCCGCCGTCGGGCACTCCCCTGCCTCGGACCGTTCTGGCCACTGCCGTGCGGTACTCCCTGGAGGAGTTGACGGCGCGGGCGCCGGGCAACTCGGTCGAGGTGCGGGTTCCGCCCTTTGGCGTCACCCAGTGCGTGGAAGGCCCACGGCATACGCGCGGGACCCCACCTAACGTCATTGAGTGCGACGCCGCCACCTGGCTTGCCATGGTCACCGGCCGGATGGCGTGGGCGGACGCGGTCGCTGCCCACAAAGTGGCGGCGTCCGGCCTGCGTGCGGACCTCTCGGCCCTGCTCCCCCTCTAA